The following is a genomic window from Pirellulales bacterium.
CTCGTTCGTGACCATTGCGTTGTGCTGCGGACAGAACACTCCGGCGCGTTGGGTGACGTGGCACCGCATGCACCACCAACACTCCGATGGACTGAACGACCCGCACAGTCCGTTGGTGGCCTTCTTTTGGTCGCACATCGGCTGGCTGCTGTTCGAGCAGGGCGGCACGCACAGCGTCGCCTCGTATTACAAATACGCGCGCGACATCCTCGACGATCCGTTTTACATGTATCTTGAAAAGCGACGGTCCGCGTCCGCGTTCATCTACCTCGGCCACGCCTTGGCATTTTTCCTCATCGGGCTGGCCGTCGGCTGGGGCAGTTCCGGTCGGGCGTTGCCTGGCCTGCAGTTCGGCCTGAGCTTGCTCGTGTGGGGAGTGATTCTGCGAACGGTGTACGTGTGGCACATCACTTGGGCCGTCAATTCGCTCAGTCACATCTTCGGCTATCGCAACTACGCCACCGACGACGAAAGCCGCAACAACTGGTTCGTCGCCTTCATTACGGGCGGTGAAGGCTGGCACAACAATCATCACCACGATCCGACGAGCGCATCGGTGCAGCACCGCTGGTGGGAGCTCGACCTGAACTTCTACATCATCAAGTGCCTTGAATGGCTGGGTCTGGCGAAGGACGTCGTGCCGCTGAAGCACCTCCGAGCGAAGCGCCTGGCGGAGACGGCCGCGTGAGCGGTGTCGTCGTCGGGAGATGTCAGTTCAGCCTCCTTGTTCTTTCTGCCGGTCCGCCGGGATATACGGAATCAAGCCCTTCTCGAAGGCAATTTCCTGTGCTTCCCTGGGGCATTGGCGAATGTCCATGATCAGGCCGTTGACCGCCAGCATCCAGACCAGCGGGTTGTCATTCAGACGGCTCGGCAAGCTCCAGTTCGGGTCGAGCTGGTGAATCCTCAACATTTTTCGGATGGCCGCCAGCTTCGCCGCCCCGCTGCTCTCGCTGATGCCGAACGCGGCGTCGATGTCGCTCAAACGCATGTGCGGCTTTTGGCTCTTGTCGTGCAGGAAGTTGACCCAGCCAATGGTGCGCACGATGCCGCTGGCCCAGGTGTACGGGCTGCCGCTGAGAAGAGGCGAGGGACGTTTGCGGCCCAGCTTCTCGGCCAGTTTGCGGCAAAGAACGGCATACTCTTCATTCAGATGCTCTTGGCAAAACTGGTCGACCAATCGGATGACGACAGCCAGCGTTTCATCCTTTTGCCACTTGGATTGCGGCTTGGGCATTGGCTTGGGCTTCGGCGCTTTCGCAGGCCGCGGCTCATTCGACATAGGCAGTGAAGTCACGATCCCGTATCGTGCCTTTGCCTCCTTGAAGCTCTCGTTAAGCGAGCGCCGAACACCGCCGCCAAACGAAATGTTGTAGCTGCTCATCAAGCCGTCGTAGACGATCATACCCTTGAACGGCAGCAGCACCGTCTGCGTGAGGACCGGCAGATACGGCCCGATCAATTCCTCAAACGGTTGCGAAAGCGCCACGACGCCGTACGCTACGGCGGGCGAGGTTGACGTGAGGAACACCGTGTACTTCTTCAGTTCACGGAAGACGTAGAACCGACCCGTGACGAGATGCCGCCAAGAACGAACGATGTCGAGTTCGTCGTCCGCCAGGTGGGCCGGGTTCTCGGCGACAAAAGAGCCGATCAGATCGACGTGGCTGTTCAGGGCCTCACGGACTTTGAGGCGAAGTTCCGGCGACAGGGCGGCAAATCCGTCGGGCGTGGCGATTTTGTCAGGAATCACGTTGAGGCGCTCGTTCACATAGAACATCAGCGCGCGGTGCAGCCGAAAAAACAGCTCGACTTCGTTCAGAGGGAGCAACATTGGAAACCAACCATTTTTTGACGGTCTCGATCGTCCGATAGAAAATACCCGTAGAGGTGCCCTACGACCGCTTGGGCCGCGGAACGCGGCCGCCGCCCTTGCGACGGCCGCGGCCGTTCTTGCTGGGTGCATCGACTTCGGCCACCTTCTTGCCCAGGCTGGCGCGCATCTTCTCGATGCGGTCGCGCAACGCCGCCGCCCGCTCGAACTCCAACGCCGCCGCCGCGTCGAGCATCTCGGCTTCCAGCTCGCCGATGTACTCTTCCGTAATATAGACCTCGTCGTTGGTGCGGCCCACCGCGGCGTTGGCCCGCGCGTGGGCGGCCGCCTCCGATTCGATGCCCGCCTTGATGCTCTTGCGTACCGTTTCGGGCGTGATGCCGTGCTCGCGGTTGTACTCTTCCTGCAGCTTGCGGCGGCGGCGGGTCTCTTCGATCGCCCGTTGCATCGAGTCTGTGACCCTGTCTGCATAGAGAATCACACGGGCATTCACGTTGCGCGCCGCGCGGCCGATGGTTTGCATCAGCGAAGTCTCGCTCCGCAAAAAGCCCTCCTTGTCGGCGTCGAGAATCGCCACCAGCGACACCTCCGGCAAGTCGAGTCCCTCGCGCAGCAGGTTGACGCCGACCAACGCCTCGAACCGCCCTTCGCGCAGGTCGCGCAGCAGCTCCACGCGCTCGAAGGCGTCGAGCTCGCTGTGCAGCCATTTGCAGCGCACTCCCTTGTCCGCCAGATAATACGAAAGGTCTTCCGCCAGCCGCTTGGTGAGCGTGGTGACGAGCGTGCGTTCGCCGACCGCCGCACGGGCACGAATTTGCTCCAGCAGGTGCGGCACCTGCCCGCGGGCCGACACGACCTCGATCTCCGGGTCGAGCAACCCGGTCGGCCGGATCACCTGCTCCACCACCTCGCCGCCGGTCTGCTTCAATTCGAAAGGCCCCGGCGTGGCCGAAACGTAGACCACCTGCTGAATGCGCCGCTCCCACTCGTCGAATTTCAGTGGCCGATTGTCGAGCGCGCTGGGCAGGCGGAAACCGTGCTCGACTAGCGTCGATTTTCGGCTGAAATCGCCGGCGAACATGCCCCGCACCTGCGGAAGCGTGACGTGCGATTCGTCGACGAACAGCAAGTAGTCTTTGGGAAAGTAGTCGTAGAGCGTTTGCGGCTCGGCGCCCGGCGGACGGCCGCTCAAGGGCCGGCTGTAGTTCTCGATGCCCGGACAATAGCCCACTTCCAGCATCATCTCGATATCGAACCGCGTGCGGGCGTTCAGCCGCTGCGCTTCCAGGAGCTTGTTGGCCGACTTGAGCACTTCCAGCCGCTCTTCCAGTTCTTGCTTGATGCGGTCGACCGCGGCGGCGATGCGTTCTTCGGGCATCACGAAGTGCTTGGCCGGATAGATGAACAGCTCTTCGACCCGCTCCACCACCTCGCCGCTGGTCGGATTGATCAGCGAAAGCTGCTCGATCTCGTCGCCCCAAAACTCGATCCGCCAGGCGTACTCTTCATAGGAGGGCCAAAGCTCGACCGAGTCGCCGCGGACGCGGAACTTGCCGCGGGCAAACTCGAAGTCGTTCCGCTCGTATTGCACGTCGACCAGCCGCAGCAGCACCTCGTCGCGATCGACCTGTTCGCCCCGCCTCAGCCCGACCGTCATCGCCTTGTAATCTTCGGGCGAACCCAGGCCGTAGATGCACGACACGCTGGCCACGATCAGCACGTCGCGGCGGCTGACGAGCGCGCTGGTGGATGCCAGGCGCAGCCGGTCGATCTCCTGGTTGATCGAGGCGTCTTTCTCGATGTAGATGTCGCGCTGGGGGATGTAGGCTTCGGGCTGGTAATAGTCGTAATAGCTGACGAAGTAGTGGACGGCGTTGTGGGGGAAAAACGACTTGAACTCGCTGTAGAGTTGCGCCGCCAGCGTCTTGTTGTGCGAGAGCACGAGCGTGGGCCGCTGGATGGCCTGCACGATGTTGGCCATGGTGAAAGTCTTGCCCGAACCGGTCACGCCCATCAGCACCTGCTG
Proteins encoded in this region:
- a CDS encoding fatty acid desaturase; its protein translation is MKAITHTGFSIDRGQVRWDYLAPILALHLLALLVFVPWLFSWTGLIAFVLGVNVFGQLGVPIGYHRLLTHRSFRVPKWLERSFVTIALCCGQNTPARWVTWHRMHHQHSDGLNDPHSPLVAFFWSHIGWLLFEQGGTHSVASYYKYARDILDDPFYMYLEKRRSASAFIYLGHALAFFLIGLAVGWGSSGRALPGLQFGLSLLVWGVILRTVYVWHITWAVNSLSHIFGYRNYATDDESRNNWFVAFITGGEGWHNNHHHDPTSASVQHRWWELDLNFYIIKCLEWLGLAKDVVPLKHLRAKRLAETAA
- the uvrB gene encoding excinuclease ABC subunit UvrB, giving the protein MQFQLESPFQPAGDQPQAIEALVNGIRSGQRQQVLMGVTGSGKTFTMANIVQAIQRPTLVLSHNKTLAAQLYSEFKSFFPHNAVHYFVSYYDYYQPEAYIPQRDIYIEKDASINQEIDRLRLASTSALVSRRDVLIVASVSCIYGLGSPEDYKAMTVGLRRGEQVDRDEVLLRLVDVQYERNDFEFARGKFRVRGDSVELWPSYEEYAWRIEFWGDEIEQLSLINPTSGEVVERVEELFIYPAKHFVMPEERIAAAVDRIKQELEERLEVLKSANKLLEAQRLNARTRFDIEMMLEVGYCPGIENYSRPLSGRPPGAEPQTLYDYFPKDYLLFVDESHVTLPQVRGMFAGDFSRKSTLVEHGFRLPSALDNRPLKFDEWERRIQQVVYVSATPGPFELKQTGGEVVEQVIRPTGLLDPEIEVVSARGQVPHLLEQIRARAAVGERTLVTTLTKRLAEDLSYYLADKGVRCKWLHSELDAFERVELLRDLREGRFEALVGVNLLREGLDLPEVSLVAILDADKEGFLRSETSLMQTIGRAARNVNARVILYADRVTDSMQRAIEETRRRRKLQEEYNREHGITPETVRKSIKAGIESEAAAHARANAAVGRTNDEVYITEEYIGELEAEMLDAAAALEFERAAALRDRIEKMRASLGKKVAEVDAPSKNGRGRRKGGGRVPRPKRS
- a CDS encoding DUF6398 domain-containing protein → MLLPLNEVELFFRLHRALMFYVNERLNVIPDKIATPDGFAALSPELRLKVREALNSHVDLIGSFVAENPAHLADDELDIVRSWRHLVTGRFYVFRELKKYTVFLTSTSPAVAYGVVALSQPFEELIGPYLPVLTQTVLLPFKGMIVYDGLMSSYNISFGGGVRRSLNESFKEAKARYGIVTSLPMSNEPRPAKAPKPKPMPKPQSKWQKDETLAVVIRLVDQFCQEHLNEEYAVLCRKLAEKLGRKRPSPLLSGSPYTWASGIVRTIGWVNFLHDKSQKPHMRLSDIDAAFGISESSGAAKLAAIRKMLRIHQLDPNWSLPSRLNDNPLVWMLAVNGLIMDIRQCPREAQEIAFEKGLIPYIPADRQKEQGG